The region CCGCGCACCCGGCGGCCGCCGCCTCGCCGATCTGGCCGCTCATCCGATCCAGGTTGTAGTCCTTGTCGGCGGCGCGCGCCTCGAACTGCCCGCATGCCACCCGCGTCGTGTCCATCGTTCCTCCAGCCACCGTTCCTGCGGCAACCCGCAGTCTACACCGCGGCGGTCAGCGTGACACGGACGCCGGCAAGCGAGCGGCCGTGACATCGGGACGCGACGGAAGTAGAATCGCCGCCATGACCGTGCCACTGAAAGTACGCCCGCTCCCCGGGGCGCCATTCGGTGTCGAGATCGCCGGCGGCGATCCGGGCAACCTGACGGCGTCGCAACGGAAGCAGATACTGGATGCCCATCGCGCGGGTCAGGGGCTGATCTGCTTCTCTTTCGAACGGCTGCTCGAAGCGGACGAGCTGCATGCCCTCACCGCCGTGTTCGGCGACAATGAGTTCGCCCCCGGCAAGATCGTCGGGATCGGCAAGGGTGTGGGGGCGGGACAGGAACAGCGCAGCGTGGAACAGCAGGCGGCAGCGCTGCGCGCCCGCGGCGACGATCCCTACATGGCGTACATCGGCAACCTCGATCCTGCCAGCCTGGAGGAGAAACGGGTCGACGGCAAGTTCTACGGCGAGTGGGAGTGGCACACCGACATGTCGTACATCGAGGTGCCGCCCACGTTCAGCCTGCTGCATGCCCGCGTGGTGCCGGACGAGGGCGGGGACACCGGTTTCTGCAGCCAGACGATGGCGGCGCGGGACCTGCCGCCGGCGCTCCGTGAGCGGGTAGTCGGACGCGAGATCAAGCACGACTCCACCTACGGCAGCTCCGGGGTCCTGCGGCCCGGCATGACGGTGCCGGCATCCCCCATCGACGCGATCGGCCACCCCCACCCGGTGATCCGCGTGGTGCCGGAGACCGGACAGGAGGCGCTGTTTCTCGGCCGCCGCACCAACGCGTACGTGGTAGGCATGGAGTTCGACGACAGCGAGCAACTGCTGAACGAGCTGTGGCGCCACGCCACCCAGCCGCACTTCTGCTATCGGCACCGGTGGCGGGTCGGACAGGTGGTGGTATGGGACAACCGCATGCTGCTGCACATGCGCCACCCGATGGCGGACGACGCGACGCGCTTCATGTGGCGCACGCAGACCCGCGGCGAGGCGGTGGTGCCGGCGGTCAGCTGACCCGGTGGAGCCAACGGACAGTGGCAACGAAGATCGAACAGGTCGAATCCATTCGGATTGGCGGCACATACCTGGTGCGAATCCAGACCGAATCCGGGTTGACCGGGCTGGGGCAGACCGCCTGCTGGGGCTATCCGGAGGCAGTGCAGCAGATCGTGGAGCGGTTCGGATCATACCTGGTGGGGCAGGATCCGTTCCGTATCGAGCACCATTGGCAGGCGAACTACCGTACCGGGCCGTTCCGGGGCTCGGCGCTCTCCGGGGCGGTCAGCGCGGTGGACATCGCCCTCTGGGATATCAAGGGCAAGCACTTCGGGGCCCCGGTCTGGGAATTGATGGGAGGCAAGTGCCGGGAACGAATCCGGCTGTTTCTGCTGATGGAGGGAGCCGAGACCCCGGACCAAGTCGCCACCCAAGCGCGGGCCGCCGCCGAGGAGGGATTCACCGCGCTGAAGTTCGATCCACTCCCCGCTGGGTATCAGAACATGTCCCACGCGCGGCAGATCTCATCGGTTTGCGAGACGGTGGCCGCGGCCAGGGAGGCGGTGGGTGACGATGTAGACCTGATCGTCGAAATACACCGCAAGCTCACGCCGCTGGTCGCGGTGCCATTGGCCGACGCCCTGGCGGAATTCCGCCCGCTGTTCTACGAGGATCCGATCCAGATCGACAGCATCGTGTCGCAGGCGGAGGTGGCGCGCCGCATCTCCATACCAGTGGCGAACGGCGAACGACTGCACTCGATCTGGGAGTTTCGGGAGCTTCTTGCGTGCGGCGGACCGCAGTACGTGCGCCCGGACGTCGGCTTGGCGGGCGGCTTGACCCACTGCAAGAAGATCGCCGCCATCGCCGAGTCGTACCACTGCGCCGTGGTGACTCACAACTTCCTCGGACCGGTGCTGACCGCAGCCTCGGTCCACCTGGATACGTGCATTCCCAACTTCGTTACCCAGGAGTACTCCAAGTATGATGAATCGCCGGAGAGTGCCGTGTACCGGACCGACCTCAAGCGGGACGGCGGTTTTCTCCCGGTGCCCGAGATGCCCGGCCTGGGAATTGAACTGGACGATGAAACGCTTGTGCAGGCACAGCAGGAGTCCGTCGGCCCGGTGCGCCTGTCTCAACAACCGCTGCTGCGCAGCGACGGTTCGGTTGCCTCCAGCGTCTAGCGAGTAGCAGCAGCTCGCCGCTACGGAGTGCCGTGCAGCACTTCGATCAGCAGGTTGTCCGGCCCCGAGACGAACACGACATCCATGTTCTTCATCTTGCGCGGGCCGTCCACGATGTTGGCGCCGCGTTCGCGCAGTTGCGCCACCGCCGCTTCGAAGTCGTCCGTGGCCATCGCGAAGTGATGGATCGCCGCGTCCATCGGGTCCGGTCCCGCCGTGGTCGGCGCCCGGTGAAAGATATTGATGTGGCTGCCGGCCAAGTGCATGCGGGTGATGACCACCGCGCCGAAGTCGATGACCCACTCGTCGGTGGCGTCGAACATCTTGGCCAGGAATGCCTTGGTCGCCTCCGGGTCGCTGCTCTGGATGTGGATGTGATCAAGGGAGAGCTTCATTGCCCCTACGATGCACCACAACACGCGGCCTTGCCCACCCATCGTCCAAGGACCATCGATCCGCAATCAACCGGTGAGCCCGCGACAGTCAGATTCCCCGGCAGGCGGGCTCAGCGGGATCGTTCCAGCTTCTGCAGGGCACGGGTAGCGCGCTCGGCGGCGCGGGCGCCTACCCCGCCGGCCACCCCGCCGCCGCCGCGCAGGCGCGGGTCGAGCAGGTCG is a window of Spirochaetaceae bacterium DNA encoding:
- a CDS encoding VOC family protein, with amino-acid sequence MKLSLDHIHIQSSDPEATKAFLAKMFDATDEWVIDFGAVVITRMHLAGSHINIFHRAPTTAGPDPMDAAIHHFAMATDDFEAAVAQLRERGANIVDGPRKMKNMDVVFVSGPDNLLIEVLHGTP
- a CDS encoding mandelate racemase/muconate lactonizing enzyme family protein produces the protein MATKIEQVESIRIGGTYLVRIQTESGLTGLGQTACWGYPEAVQQIVERFGSYLVGQDPFRIEHHWQANYRTGPFRGSALSGAVSAVDIALWDIKGKHFGAPVWELMGGKCRERIRLFLLMEGAETPDQVATQARAAAEEGFTALKFDPLPAGYQNMSHARQISSVCETVAAAREAVGDDVDLIVEIHRKLTPLVAVPLADALAEFRPLFYEDPIQIDSIVSQAEVARRISIPVANGERLHSIWEFRELLACGGPQYVRPDVGLAGGLTHCKKIAAIAESYHCAVVTHNFLGPVLTAASVHLDTCIPNFVTQEYSKYDESPESAVYRTDLKRDGGFLPVPEMPGLGIELDDETLVQAQQESVGPVRLSQQPLLRSDGSVASSV
- a CDS encoding TauD/TfdA family dioxygenase — protein: MTVPLKVRPLPGAPFGVEIAGGDPGNLTASQRKQILDAHRAGQGLICFSFERLLEADELHALTAVFGDNEFAPGKIVGIGKGVGAGQEQRSVEQQAAALRARGDDPYMAYIGNLDPASLEEKRVDGKFYGEWEWHTDMSYIEVPPTFSLLHARVVPDEGGDTGFCSQTMAARDLPPALRERVVGREIKHDSTYGSSGVLRPGMTVPASPIDAIGHPHPVIRVVPETGQEALFLGRRTNAYVVGMEFDDSEQLLNELWRHATQPHFCYRHRWRVGQVVVWDNRMLLHMRHPMADDATRFMWRTQTRGEAVVPAVS